A portion of the Micromonospora vinacea genome contains these proteins:
- the xylB gene encoding xylulokinase — MPLVAGVDSSTQSCKVVIRDAETGALLRQGRAPHPDGTEVDPEAWWQALRSAADQAGGLADVAAISVAGQQHGMVCLDEDGRVVRPALLWNDTRSADAAADLIEEAGGGSAGSRFWAEATGSVPVASFTLTKLRWLARHEPELAARVAAVCLPHDWLTWRLAGAPGLGALRTDRGDASGTSYWSPATGEYRLDLLERGFGRRLVVPEVLGPAESAGKLADDLGGSGGALLGAGTGDNAAAALGVGAGPGDVIVSIGTSGTVFSVADVPAADESGTVAGFADASGRFLPLVATLNAARVLDAAAAMLGVDLDQLAELALSAPAGADGLVMVPYLEGERTPNRPLATGAVHGLTLRTSTPAHLARAAVEGMLCALADGLDALTAQGAVARRVILIGGGARSAAVRQIAPQVFGCPVVVPPPGEYVADGAARQAAWVALGGAAPPVWAVEGTEEYAAEPVPAVREQYAAARGLVLDRR, encoded by the coding sequence ATGCCGTTGGTCGCAGGCGTTGACTCGTCCACCCAGTCCTGCAAGGTGGTGATCCGGGACGCGGAGACCGGCGCCCTGCTCCGGCAGGGCCGGGCACCGCACCCGGACGGCACGGAGGTCGACCCGGAAGCCTGGTGGCAGGCGCTGCGCAGCGCCGCCGACCAGGCCGGCGGGTTGGCCGACGTGGCGGCGATCTCCGTCGCCGGCCAGCAGCACGGCATGGTGTGCCTCGACGAGGACGGCCGGGTGGTCCGCCCGGCCCTGCTGTGGAACGACACCCGGTCCGCCGACGCCGCCGCCGACCTGATCGAGGAGGCCGGCGGCGGCTCGGCGGGGAGCCGGTTCTGGGCCGAGGCCACCGGCAGCGTTCCGGTGGCCAGCTTCACCCTCACCAAGCTGCGGTGGCTGGCCCGGCACGAACCGGAGCTGGCCGCCCGGGTGGCCGCCGTCTGCCTGCCACACGACTGGCTGACCTGGCGGCTGGCCGGTGCGCCCGGGTTGGGCGCGCTGCGTACCGACCGGGGCGACGCCAGCGGCACCAGCTACTGGTCGCCGGCCACCGGTGAGTACCGACTGGACCTGTTGGAGCGGGGCTTCGGTCGGCGGCTGGTGGTGCCCGAGGTGCTCGGTCCGGCGGAGTCGGCGGGAAAGCTGGCCGACGACCTGGGTGGGTCGGGTGGCGCGCTGCTCGGCGCGGGCACCGGAGACAACGCCGCCGCCGCGCTGGGTGTCGGCGCCGGGCCGGGTGACGTGATCGTCTCGATCGGCACCTCCGGCACCGTGTTCAGCGTGGCCGACGTGCCGGCCGCCGACGAGAGCGGCACCGTCGCGGGCTTCGCCGACGCGTCCGGTCGTTTCCTGCCGCTGGTTGCCACGCTCAACGCCGCGCGGGTGCTGGACGCCGCCGCCGCGATGCTCGGCGTCGACCTGGACCAGCTGGCCGAGCTGGCGCTCTCCGCGCCGGCCGGGGCGGACGGGCTGGTCATGGTGCCCTACCTGGAGGGTGAGCGGACGCCGAACCGGCCGCTCGCCACCGGCGCGGTGCACGGCCTGACCCTGCGCACGTCGACCCCCGCGCACCTGGCGCGGGCCGCCGTGGAGGGCATGCTCTGCGCGCTCGCCGACGGCCTGGACGCGTTGACCGCGCAGGGCGCCGTCGCCCGCCGGGTCATCCTGATCGGCGGCGGGGCCCGGTCGGCAGCGGTGCGTCAGATCGCCCCGCAGGTCTTCGGCTGCCCGGTGGTGGTACCGCCGCCCGGCGAGTACGTCGCCGACGGGGCGGCCCGCCAGGCCGCCTGGGTCGCCCTGGGTGGTGCCGCGCCGCCGGTCTGGGCGGTCGAGGGCACCGAGGAGTACGCGGCAGAGCCCGTCCCCGCCGTCCGCGAGCAGTACGCCGCAGCCCGCGGGCTGGTGCTCGACCGGCGCTGA